Proteins from one Bacteroidota bacterium genomic window:
- a CDS encoding peptidase M10 — MDKQTRTLTITSNITFYGSSASLALATQTANDIQTKWNAAGGKVSIGGTEYNVLFSVTGEYKPGLTPAEVAKNTDIKQNFVRVEETAAGNISSYDFAGNSGYFLLSNIQGAGTTTEAHEYGHGLGLVPGTEGYHPEDLDLRGEGQPGIMYPRGTLVDAPYTYSPAKGASTVDPNTGRGVNTLSPEKRKVTQSDINMLGLDKLKFDNTGKANLGRITNTYKQKKP, encoded by the coding sequence ATTGATAAGCAAACAAGAACGCTTACCATAACTTCTAACATTACATTTTATGGAAGTTCTGCAAGTTTAGCTCTTGCAACACAAACGGCAAATGATATTCAAACCAAATGGAATGCTGCGGGTGGAAAGGTAAGCATAGGTGGTACAGAATATAATGTCCTTTTTTCTGTTACAGGAGAATATAAACCGGGGCTTACTCCTGCGGAAGTGGCAAAGAATACAGATATAAAACAAAATTTTGTAAGAGTGGAAGAAACAGCGGCAGGCAATATATCATCGTATGATTTTGCTGGTAATTCAGGATATTTTTTATTGAGTAATATACAAGGGGCAGGAACAACAACAGAAGCACATGAATACGGACATGGTTTAGGTTTAGTACCAGGGACGGAAGGTTATCACCCAGAAGACCTTGATTTGAGGGGAGAGGGGCAACCAGGAATTATGTATCCAAGAGGTACATTAGTGGATGCACCTTATACATATAGCCCAGCAAAAGGGGCTTCTACCGTTGACCCAAATACAGGAAGGGGTGTTAATACTTTAAGTCCTGAAAAAAGAAAGGTAACCCAGTCAGATATCAATATGCTTGGTTTAGATAAGCTGAAATTTGATAATACTGGGAAAGCAAATTTAGGTAGGATTACTAACACATATAAACAAAAAAAACCATAA